Proteins found in one Hevea brasiliensis isolate MT/VB/25A 57/8 chromosome 18, ASM3005281v1, whole genome shotgun sequence genomic segment:
- the LOC110640131 gene encoding MYB-like transcription factor ETC1 isoform X2, with protein sequence MGDSLGHTSNDTTSDINTKDVKSQDSWPDFSEDEESLIARMFRLVGKRWSLIAGRIPGRTAEEIEKYWTTKYNSK encoded by the exons ATGGGGGACTCATTAGGTCACACCTCAAATGACACTACTAGTGATATTAATACTAAAG ATGTAAAAAGTCAAGATTCTTGGCCAGATTTCTCTGAGGATGAGGAGAGTCTCATTGCTAGAATGTTTAGATTGGTTGGAAAGAG GTGGTCACTAATTGCTGGAAGAATACCAGGAAGGACAGCAGAAGAGATAGAGAAGTACTGGACTACAAAATATAACTCTAAGTGA
- the LOC110640131 gene encoding MYB-like transcription factor ETC1 isoform X1 yields MGDSLGHTSNDTTSDINTKADVKSQDSWPDFSEDEESLIARMFRLVGKRWSLIAGRIPGRTAEEIEKYWTTKYNSK; encoded by the exons ATGGGGGACTCATTAGGTCACACCTCAAATGACACTACTAGTGATATTAATACTAAAG CAGATGTAAAAAGTCAAGATTCTTGGCCAGATTTCTCTGAGGATGAGGAGAGTCTCATTGCTAGAATGTTTAGATTGGTTGGAAAGAG GTGGTCACTAATTGCTGGAAGAATACCAGGAAGGACAGCAGAAGAGATAGAGAAGTACTGGACTACAAAATATAACTCTAAGTGA